One genomic region from Pseudochaenichthys georgianus chromosome 15, fPseGeo1.2, whole genome shotgun sequence encodes:
- the LOC117459939 gene encoding ferritin, middle subunit-like, whose translation MDSQVRQSYHSDCEAAVNRMLNMELFASYSYTSMAFYFSRDDVALPGFAHFFKENSEEEREHADKLLTFQNSRGGRIFLQDIKKPERDEWGSGLEAMQAALQLEKNVNQALLDLHKLASDHADPHMCDFLETHYLNEQVESIKKLGDFIANLSRMDSNTNKMAEYLFDKHTMGGKN comes from the exons ATGGATTCCCAGGTGAGACAGAGCTACCACAGCGACTGCGAGGCGGCCGTTAACCGAATGCTGAACATGGAGCTGTTCGCCTCCTACTCCTACACCTCCATG GCCTTTTATTTCTCCCGTGACGACGTGGCCCTGCCCGGCTTCGCTCACTTCTTCAAGGAGAACAGCGAGGAGGAGCGGGAGCACGCCGACAAGCTGCTCACCTTCCAGAACAGTCGAGGAGGACGCATCTTCCTGCAGGACATCAAG AAGCCAGAGCGAGACGAGTGGGGCTCGGGTCTGGAGGCCATGCAGGCCGCTCTGCAGCTGGAGAAGAACGTGAACCAGGCTCTGCTGGATCTGCACAAACTGGCCTCAGACCACGCCGACCCTCAT atgTGTGACTTCCTGGAGACTCACTACCTGAACGAGCAGGTCGAGTCCATCAAGAAGCTCGGAGACTTCATCGCTAATCTGAGCAGAATGGACTCCAACACCAACAAGATGGCCGAGTACCTGTTCGACAAGCACACCATGGGGGGGAAGAACTGA
- the LOC117459938 gene encoding nuclear GTPase SLIP-GC-like gives MEEQKEWEEELWTLSHFLGDDEDQEKEEDDQDSVETIDCIYKGGNAVSAVWRKTTLLITSWIKNTSEKLLNVSIPRVRLLQGIQLKTCLQNWSNTLEVSQKRKRTRGGKKCYWPLVKCVTVRVPKKGLLRHVTLVDLPGNRDRNKSRDPMWKKVVGSCSTVWIVAETNRAASEKESWAVLEESCSLMGNGGECQQIHLICTKSDSLGGSDDQSAADVRALILKQNEQAKIDVKAEFSKLKDVKF, from the exons ATGGAAGAACAAAAG GAGTGGGAAGAGGAGTTGTGGACCTTGTCTCATTTCCTTGGTGATGATGAAGATCAGGAAAAAGAGGAAGATGATCAAGACAGTGttgaaaccatagactgtatatataaaggtggaAACGCTGTCAGCGCTGTATGGAGAAAAACAACTCTCCTGATAACCTCATGGATAAAGAATACTTCAGAGAAACTCCTGAATGTCTCAATTCCAAGAGTAAGACTTTTACAAGGGATACA gcTGAAGACTTGTCTGCAGAATTGGTCAAATACACTGGAAGTGAGTCAAAAGAGGAAGAGGACTAGAGGCGGGAAGAAGTGCTATTGGCCACTGGTGAAGTGTGTGACTGTCAGGGTGCCGAAGAAGGGTCTTCTCCGGCACGTCACACTTGTGGATCTTCCTGGAAACCGGGATCGTAACAAGAGCAGAGACCCGATGTGGAAAAAG GTTGTTGGAAGTTGTTCTACTGTGTGGATTGTGGCTGAGACCAATCGAGCAGCTTCTGAAAAAGAGTCCTGGGCGGTCCTGGAAGAATCCTGCAGCCTCATGGGAAATGGTGGCGAGTGTCAGCAGATTCATTTGATCTGCACCAAGTCTGATAGTCTTGGAGGTTCAGATGATCA GTCAGCAGCTGATGTTCGTGCTCTGATACTAAAACAAAACGAGCAAGCCAAGATAGACGTGAAGGCAGAATTCAGCAAACTGAAAGACGTTAAG ttctga